The proteins below are encoded in one region of Pseudophryne corroboree isolate aPseCor3 chromosome 8, aPseCor3.hap2, whole genome shotgun sequence:
- the LOC134949900 gene encoding jerky protein homolog, which produces MASADSSSDSSAAMPSKNSDGTGIKRKHKSISVQAKVEILQKLDRGVSVKKLCDTYGLGSSTVYDIKKHREKILQFFAESQSKKQMSIRKTMKSGKSTELDRVLLEWFRQRRSDGVDLSGIMVQEQAKLYHTALKLDYECDYSEGWLHRFKTRHGISMRKVCGEKRSANHEAADDYVDEFAKLVADENLTPQQVYNADETALYWRCTPRKTLSMEDEEAPTGVKQSKDRVTVLGCSNAAGTHRCKPLVIGKSKCPRAFKGVKVYPVIYRANKNGWITTELMLEWFAKYFVAEARAHCTSVGLPEDCKILLILDNCSAHPRAELLRKYNVFTAYLPPNCTSLIQPQDQGILRSMKAKYRTLFMKRILDVVNSGKPIESFIKDFNMKDVLWFVASAWENVNSLTLKNGWHKLWPAMVFENAPDEDPSIAFTGFRVANDDECVLELLEYAKTCTATAANNLSSRLNEENLAEWMEVDVETPVVRHCTDSEIIDMVLNPAKITESDDGDSEDENVIEIPTGIDKLIEMTSELIKGLEQRNFVTEQELMHFHLMKEKLYRERSKLMKQPRLDVMFKKLCKNVPKSSTCSLASPIPPSSRSGPCSPDILDATVPPEILLQDQADD; this is translated from the coding sequence atggcgtccgcaGACAGTTCAAGTGACAGTAGTGCTGCTATGCCTTCCAAGAACAGTGATGGTACAGGTATAAAGCGTAAACACAAGTCTATATCGGTGCAGGCAAAAGTTGAGATATTACAAAAACTCGACCGCGGTGTTTCAGTGAAGAAGCTGTGTGATACATACGGTCTCGGTTCCTCAACAGTGTATGACATAAAAAAACACAGGGAGAAAATATTACAGTTCTTTGCAGAAAGTCAATCTAAGAAGCAAATGAGCATTAGGAAAACTATGAAATCTGGTAAAAGCACTGAGCTTGATCGAGTGTTGTTGGAATGGTTTCGACAACGTCGGAGTGATGGTGTAGACTTGTCAGGCATCATGGTACAGGAACAAGCTAAGTTGTATCATACAGCACTAAAACTTGACTATGAGTGTGATTACAGTGAAGGATGGCTGCATAGGTTTAAGACACGTCATGGAATTTCGATGCGCAAAGTGTGTGGTGAAAAACGGTCTGCAAACCATGAAGCAGCTGATGACTATGTGGATGAGTTTGCAAAGCTTGTGGCTGATGAAAACCTCACCCCCCAGCAAGTTTATAATGCCGATGAAACTGCACTGTATTGGCGATGTACCCCTAGGAAAACTTTATCAATGGAGGATGAAGAAGCCCCCACAGGGGTTAAACAATCTAAGGACAGAGTTACTGTCCTAGGTTGCTCCAATGCTGCCGGAACTCACCGATGCAAACCACTAGTGATCGGAAAAAGTAAATGCCCTAGGGCTTTTAAAGGTGTTAAAGTGTATCCTGTAATTTATCGTGCAAATAAAAATGGATGGATTACCACCGAGTTAATGCTAGAGTGGTTTGCAAAGTATTTTGTGGCAGAAGCCAGAGCACACTGCACATCTGTAGGCTTACCAGAGGACTGCAAAATCCTTCTTATTCTGGACAACTGTTCAGCTCACCCTAGAGCTGAACTGCTGCGCAAGTATAACGTGTTTACAGCATACTTACCACCAAACTGTACATCTCTTATCCAACCACAAGATCAAGGAATATTGCGCTCTATGAAGGCCAAGTATCGTACACTTTTCATGAAACGCATACTAGATGTGGTGAATTCAGGCAAGCCTATTGAGTCGTTTATCAAAGACTTTAACATGAAAGATGTACTTTGGTTTGTTGCTAGTGCCTGGGAGAATGTAAATTCGTTAACACTAAAGAATGGTTGGCATAAGTTGTGGCCTGCCATGGTGTTTGAAAATGCACCTGATGAAGATCCCAGTATTGCCTTCACAGGATTTCGTGTAGCAAATGATGATGAATGTGTTCTTGAGTTACTTGAATATGCAAAAACTTGTACTGCAACTGCTGCCAACAACCTATCAAGTAGGCTGAACGAAGAAAATCTGGCAGAGTGGATGGAGGTTGACGTTGAAACACCTGTTGTGCGTCACTGTACTGACTCTGAAATTATAGATATGGTTTTGAATCCTGCAAAAATCACTGAAAGTGACGATGGTGACAGTGAAGACGAAAATGTTATTGAAATCCCCACTGGTATTGACAAGCTGATTGAGATGACAAGTGAGCTAATCAAAGGACTAGAACAACGTAACTTTGTGACAGAACAAGAGCTAATGCATTTTCACTTGATGAAAGAAAAACTGTACAGGGAAAGGTCAAAACTTATGAAACAACCTCGCCTTGATGTCATGTTTAAGAAGCTATGCAAGAATGTGCCTAAGAGCAGTACCTGTTCTCTAGCATCTCCAATTCCTCCAAGTTCTAGATCAGGTCCCTGTTCCCCAGACATCCTAGATGCAACTGTCCCACCTGAAATACTTCTTCAAGACCAAGCTGATGATTAG